One Mesorhizobium sp. L-2-11 genomic region harbors:
- a CDS encoding IS4 family transposase: MRFAPSIFGQLLEPIDRRQFQAIVDRHDGDAYDKSFRSWDHLVALIYAQFCGSSSLRGLEAGWNANSQHHYHLGSGPLMRSTLSDANRRRPVAIFAEAFGLVANLLDRQMRREGEAMLRLIDSTPIPLGKLCDWAKSNGRIRGMKVHVVYDPKTDCPRILDITDANVNDAQVGRQITIEAGATYVFDKGYCHYGWWTAIAEAGSIFVTRPKSNMRLALLRDRPIAEPQGDGFLVVEDSEVSLVSKAACKLPMRLRRLRVQRETGDTITLLTNDLERSAVEIGRLYKGRWHIELLFRWIKQHLKIRKFLGNNGNAIRLQLFAAMIAFALLRIVARTRRVTIPILRFTELVAQYLFGRRKLHTIDKPPPVNPSRPRDRASPNQMAFIYE; this comes from the coding sequence ATGCGCTTTGCACCTAGCATCTTCGGGCAGCTTCTTGAACCCATCGATCGGCGTCAATTCCAAGCAATTGTGGATCGCCACGACGGGGATGCGTACGACAAATCGTTCAGAAGCTGGGATCATCTGGTGGCGCTGATCTATGCCCAGTTCTGCGGCAGCAGCAGCTTGCGTGGCCTGGAAGCCGGCTGGAACGCCAACAGCCAGCATCATTATCACCTGGGCAGCGGTCCGTTGATGCGTTCGACCTTGTCGGATGCCAACAGACGGCGTCCGGTCGCCATCTTTGCCGAGGCGTTCGGTCTGGTGGCGAACCTGCTCGACAGGCAAATGCGGCGCGAGGGCGAAGCGATGCTGCGGCTGATCGACTCGACCCCCATTCCGCTCGGCAAACTGTGCGATTGGGCCAAGTCGAACGGGCGCATCCGCGGCATGAAGGTGCATGTCGTCTATGACCCGAAGACCGACTGTCCGCGCATCCTCGACATCACCGACGCCAACGTCAACGACGCCCAGGTCGGTCGCCAGATCACGATCGAAGCTGGAGCGACCTACGTGTTCGACAAGGGCTACTGCCATTATGGCTGGTGGACGGCGATCGCCGAAGCCGGATCGATCTTCGTGACGCGGCCCAAATCCAACATGAGGCTGGCGCTGCTGCGTGATCGCCCTATAGCCGAGCCGCAGGGCGACGGCTTCCTGGTTGTGGAAGACAGTGAGGTAAGCTTGGTCAGCAAGGCTGCTTGCAAGCTGCCGATGCGGCTGCGTCGCCTGCGCGTTCAGCGCGAAACGGGCGACACCATCACGCTTTTGACCAACGATCTGGAGCGCTCTGCCGTCGAGATTGGACGGCTTTACAAAGGCCGCTGGCACATCGAGCTTCTGTTCCGATGGATCAAGCAGCACCTCAAGATCCGCAAGTTCCTCGGCAACAACGGCAATGCAATCCGCCTGCAACTCTTTGCCGCAATGATCGCCTTTGCGCTGCTGCGCATTGTCGCGCGCACCCGCCGCGTCACTATTCCTATCTTGAGGTTCACAGAACTGGTCGCTCAATACTTGTTCGGGCGGCGGAAACTGCACACCATCGATAAGCCGCCACCGGTCAATCCAAGCCGACCAAGGGACCGAGCCTCTCCCAATCAGATGGCCTTCATTTATGAATAA
- the tuf gene encoding elongation factor Tu: MAKGKFERTKPHVNIGTIGHVDHGKTSLTAAITKYFGEYKRYDQIDAAPEEKARGITISTAHVEYETANRHYAHVDCPGHADYVKNMITGAAQMDGAILVVSAADGPMPQTREHILLARQVGVPSIVVFLNKVDQVDDAELLELVELEVRELLTKNEFPGDDIPIVKGSALAALEDSDKKIGEDSIRELMAAVDDYIPTPVRPLDKPFLMPIEDVFSISGRGTVVTGRVERGVVKVGEELEIVGIRPTTKTTCTGVEMFRKLLDQGQAGDNIGALLRGVDREGVERGQVLAKPGTVKPHKKFVAEAYILTKDEGGRHTPFFTNYRPQFYFRTTDVTGIVSLPEGTEMVMPGDNITVDVELIVPIAMEEKLRFAIREGGRTVGAGIVVTIKE, encoded by the coding sequence ATGGCAAAAGGTAAATTCGAGCGTACAAAGCCTCATGTGAACATCGGCACGATTGGCCATGTCGATCATGGCAAGACGTCGCTGACGGCGGCGATCACCAAGTATTTTGGCGAATACAAGCGCTACGACCAGATCGATGCGGCGCCCGAAGAGAAGGCGCGCGGCATCACCATCTCGACGGCGCATGTCGAATACGAGACGGCCAACCGCCACTACGCCCATGTCGACTGCCCCGGCCACGCCGACTATGTCAAGAACATGATCACCGGTGCTGCGCAGATGGACGGCGCGATCCTGGTCGTGTCGGCCGCCGACGGCCCGATGCCGCAGACCCGCGAGCACATCCTGCTGGCCCGTCAGGTCGGCGTGCCGTCGATCGTGGTGTTTTTGAACAAGGTCGACCAGGTCGACGACGCCGAGCTGCTCGAGCTGGTCGAGCTCGAGGTGCGCGAGCTGTTGACCAAGAACGAGTTCCCCGGCGACGACATTCCGATCGTCAAGGGTTCGGCGCTTGCGGCTTTGGAAGATTCCGACAAGAAGATCGGCGAGGATTCGATCCGCGAGCTGATGGCGGCGGTCGACGACTACATCCCGACGCCGGTTCGTCCGCTCGACAAGCCGTTCCTGATGCCGATCGAGGACGTGTTCTCGATCTCCGGCCGCGGCACGGTGGTGACCGGCCGCGTCGAGCGCGGCGTGGTCAAGGTCGGCGAGGAGCTTGAGATCGTCGGCATCCGTCCGACCACCAAGACGACCTGCACCGGCGTCGAGATGTTCCGCAAGCTGCTCGACCAGGGCCAGGCCGGCGACAACATCGGCGCGCTGCTGCGCGGTGTCGACCGTGAAGGTGTCGAGCGCGGCCAGGTCCTGGCCAAGCCGGGCACGGTCAAGCCGCACAAGAAGTTCGTCGCCGAGGCCTACATCCTGACCAAGGACGAGGGCGGCCGTCACACGCCGTTCTTCACCAACTACCGGCCGCAGTTCTATTTCCGCACCACCGACGTGACCGGCATCGTGTCGCTGCCGGAAGGCACCGAGATGGTGATGCCGGGCGACAACATCACCGTCGATGTCGAGCTGATCGTGCCGATCGCCATGGAAGAGAAGCTGCGCTTCGCCATCCGTGAAGGCGGCCGCACCGTCGGTGCCGGCATCGTCGTCACCATCAAAGAGTAA
- a CDS encoding Gfo/Idh/MocA family protein, with protein sequence MSRNNDPIKLGIVGVGKIVRDQHLPALAKDRDYHLTAAASRHGKVDGIANFPDIEAMFDAVPELEAVSLCMPPQFRYDAARTALAAKKHVFLEKPPGATVSEVEDLKALAAANGVSLFASWHSRYAPAVEAARDFLGSTTIRSAAINWKEDVRRWHPNQDWIWAPGGFGVFDPGINALSIATHILPTMFITSAILDFPENRAAPIAAHIAFRTSNGLPVAMELDWRQTGPQSWDILAETDNGAMVLSGGGAKLAVDGRVVHDEPEAEYPMLYKRFAEIVRAGVCDVDLAPLQHVADAFMLGRRNVVEAFFD encoded by the coding sequence ATGTCCAGGAATAACGACCCCATCAAGCTCGGCATCGTCGGGGTGGGAAAGATCGTTCGCGACCAGCACCTGCCAGCCCTGGCGAAGGACCGCGACTACCACCTCACCGCCGCCGCCAGCCGGCACGGCAAGGTCGACGGCATCGCGAATTTTCCTGATATCGAGGCGATGTTCGACGCCGTGCCGGAACTCGAGGCCGTATCGCTGTGCATGCCGCCGCAGTTCCGCTACGACGCCGCGCGGACGGCGCTGGCCGCGAAAAAACATGTTTTTCTGGAAAAGCCACCCGGCGCCACGGTCAGCGAGGTCGAGGATTTGAAAGCGCTGGCGGCGGCAAACGGCGTCTCGCTGTTCGCCAGCTGGCATTCGCGCTATGCCCCGGCGGTCGAGGCCGCGCGCGATTTTCTCGGCTCGACCACGATAAGATCGGCAGCCATCAACTGGAAGGAAGACGTGCGCCGCTGGCATCCGAACCAGGACTGGATCTGGGCCCCGGGCGGCTTCGGCGTCTTCGATCCCGGCATCAACGCGCTGTCGATCGCGACCCACATATTGCCGACGATGTTCATCACCTCGGCGATCCTCGATTTTCCCGAAAACCGGGCAGCCCCGATCGCAGCCCACATCGCTTTCCGGACCTCGAACGGCCTGCCGGTGGCGATGGAACTCGATTGGCGCCAGACCGGCCCGCAAAGCTGGGATATCCTGGCCGAGACGGACAACGGCGCGATGGTGCTTTCTGGCGGCGGCGCAAAACTCGCGGTCGACGGCCGCGTCGTTCACGACGAACCGGAAGCCGAATATCCGATGCTCTACAAGCGCTTCGCCGAGATCGTGCGCGCCGGCGTTTGCGACGTCGATCTCGCCCCGCTGCAGCACGTCGCCGACGCTTTTATGCTGGGCAGGCGCAATGTGGTCGAGGCGTTTTTCGACTGA
- the fusA gene encoding elongation factor G produces the protein MAREYKIEDYRNFGIMAHIDAGKTTTTERVLYYTGKSHKIGEVHDGAATMDWMEQEQERGITITSAATTTFWKGRDGKMHRFNIIDTPGHVDFTIEVERSLRVLDGAIALLDANAGVEPQTETVWRQADKYRVPRMIFCNKMDKIGADFYRSVEMIGSRLGAHAVVMQLPIGAETEFKGVVDLVEMNALVWRDETLGAAWDVVEIPDDLRARAEEYREKMIEAAVEMDEAALENYLEGKMPSNDEIRALIRKGTIAVKFYPMFCGSAFKNKGVQPLLDAVVEYLPSPADVPAIKGVDAKTDAEIERHADDSEPLSMLAFKIMNDPFVGSLTFARIYSGKLTKGISVDNTVKGKKERIGRMLQMHANSRADVEEAFAGDIVALAGLKDTTTGDTLCDPLHPVILERMEFPDPVIQIAIEPKTKNDQEKMGLALHRLAAEDPSFRVKTDEESGQTIISGMGELHLDIIVDRMRREFKVEANVGAPQVAYRETITRRHEQDYTHKKQTGGTGQFARVKILFEPNPESSEFLFESKIVGGAVPKEYIPGVEKGINSVMTSGPFAGFPMIGVKATLIDGAYHDVDSSVLAFEIAGRACFREAAPKLGVQLLEPIMKVEVVTPEDYVGSVIGDLNGRRGQIQGQEARGVAVVVNAMVPLANMFKYVDNLRSMSQGRAAYTMQFDHYEPVPTAVAQEVQKKYA, from the coding sequence ATGGCCCGCGAATATAAAATCGAAGACTACCGCAATTTCGGTATCATGGCGCATATCGACGCCGGCAAGACGACGACCACCGAGCGCGTCCTCTACTACACGGGCAAGTCGCACAAGATCGGCGAAGTCCATGACGGCGCTGCCACCATGGACTGGATGGAGCAGGAGCAGGAGCGCGGCATCACCATCACGTCCGCTGCGACCACGACCTTCTGGAAGGGTCGTGACGGCAAGATGCACCGCTTCAACATCATCGACACTCCCGGCCACGTCGACTTCACCATCGAGGTCGAGCGTTCGCTGCGCGTGCTCGACGGCGCCATTGCGCTGCTCGACGCCAATGCCGGTGTCGAGCCGCAGACGGAGACTGTCTGGCGCCAGGCCGACAAGTACCGCGTGCCGCGCATGATTTTCTGTAACAAGATGGACAAGATCGGCGCGGATTTCTATCGCTCGGTCGAAATGATCGGTTCGCGCCTCGGTGCGCATGCCGTCGTCATGCAGCTGCCGATCGGCGCCGAGACCGAGTTCAAGGGTGTCGTCGATCTCGTCGAGATGAACGCGCTGGTCTGGCGCGACGAGACGCTGGGCGCCGCCTGGGACGTCGTCGAGATCCCGGACGACCTTAGGGCACGTGCGGAAGAATATCGCGAGAAGATGATCGAGGCCGCCGTCGAAATGGACGAGGCGGCGCTCGAGAATTACCTCGAAGGCAAGATGCCCAGCAATGACGAGATCCGCGCCCTGATCCGCAAGGGCACCATCGCGGTGAAGTTCTACCCGATGTTCTGCGGCTCGGCCTTCAAGAACAAGGGCGTGCAGCCGTTGCTTGATGCAGTCGTTGAATATCTGCCGTCGCCGGCCGACGTTCCGGCCATCAAGGGCGTCGATGCCAAGACCGACGCCGAGATCGAGCGTCACGCCGACGACAGCGAGCCGCTGTCGATGCTCGCCTTCAAGATCATGAACGACCCGTTCGTCGGCTCGCTTACCTTTGCCCGCATCTATTCGGGCAAGCTCACCAAGGGCATCTCGGTCGACAATACGGTGAAGGGCAAGAAGGAGCGCATCGGCCGCATGCTGCAGATGCATGCGAATTCGCGTGCTGACGTCGAAGAGGCCTTCGCCGGCGACATCGTCGCTTTGGCCGGCCTCAAGGACACGACGACTGGCGACACGCTGTGCGATCCGCTGCATCCGGTCATCCTCGAGCGCATGGAATTCCCCGATCCGGTCATCCAGATCGCGATCGAGCCGAAGACCAAAAACGACCAGGAAAAGATGGGCCTTGCGCTGCATCGCCTGGCCGCCGAGGATCCGTCCTTCCGCGTCAAGACCGACGAGGAATCAGGCCAGACGATCATCTCCGGCATGGGCGAACTCCACCTCGACATCATCGTCGACCGCATGCGTCGCGAGTTCAAGGTCGAGGCCAATGTCGGCGCGCCGCAGGTGGCCTATCGCGAGACGATCACCCGCAGGCACGAGCAGGATTATACCCACAAGAAGCAGACCGGCGGCACCGGCCAGTTCGCCCGTGTCAAGATCCTGTTCGAACCAAATCCGGAAAGCAGCGAATTCCTGTTCGAATCCAAGATCGTCGGCGGCGCTGTGCCGAAGGAATACATCCCCGGTGTCGAAAAGGGCATCAACAGCGTCATGACCTCCGGCCCGTTCGCCGGCTTCCCGATGATCGGCGTCAAGGCGACGCTGATCGACGGCGCCTACCATGATGTCGACTCTTCGGTGCTCGCCTTCGAAATCGCCGGCCGTGCCTGCTTCCGCGAAGCGGCGCCCAAGCTTGGCGTGCAGTTGCTGGAGCCGATCATGAAGGTCGAAGTGGTGACTCCGGAAGATTATGTCGGCAGCGTCATCGGTGATCTGAACGGCCGTCGCGGCCAGATTCAGGGCCAGGAAGCGCGCGGCGTGGCAGTGGTTGTCAACGCAATGGTGCCGCTCGCCAACATGTTCAAATACGTCGACAATTTGCGCTCGATGAGCCAGGGCCGCGCGGCCTACACGATGCAGTTCGATCACTACGAGCCGGTCCCCACCGCGGTCGCTCAGGAAGTCCAGAAGAAATACGCGTAA
- the rpsJ gene encoding 30S ribosomal protein S10 gives MNGQNIRIRLKAFDHRVLDASTREIVSTAKRTGANVRGPIPLPTRIEKFTVNRSPHVDKKSREQFEMRTHKRLLDIVDPTPQTVDALMKLDLAAGVDVEIKL, from the coding sequence ATGAACGGACAGAATATCCGCATCCGCCTGAAGGCGTTTGATCACCGGGTGCTTGACGCCTCGACGCGGGAAATCGTGTCGACGGCCAAGCGCACCGGCGCCAACGTCCGCGGCCCCATTCCGCTGCCGACGCGGATCGAAAAGTTCACGGTCAACCGGTCGCCTCACGTCGACAAGAAGAGCCGCGAGCAGTTCGAGATGCGCACGCACAAGCGTCTGCTCGACATCGTCGATCCGACCCCGCAGACGGTCGACGCTTTGATGAAGCTCGATCTTGCCGCCGGTGTCGATGTCGAGATCAAGCTCTAA
- the rpsL gene encoding 30S ribosomal protein S12, with protein sequence MPTVNQLIRKPRIAPVKRNKVPAMQQNPQKRGVCTRVYTTTPKKPNSALRKVAKIRLTNGFEVIGYIPGEGHNLQEHSVVMIRGGRVKDLPGVRYHIIRGVLDTQGVKNRKQRRSKYGAKRPK encoded by the coding sequence ATGCCTACCGTCAACCAGCTGATCCGCAAGCCGCGCATTGCGCCGGTGAAGCGCAACAAGGTCCCGGCCATGCAGCAGAACCCGCAGAAGCGGGGCGTCTGCACGCGCGTCTATACAACGACGCCGAAGAAGCCGAACTCGGCGCTGCGCAAGGTGGCCAAGATCCGCCTGACCAATGGTTTTGAAGTGATCGGCTACATCCCCGGCGAAGGCCACAACCTTCAGGAACACTCGGTGGTGATGATCCGCGGCGGCCGCGTCAAGGATCTTCCGGGCGTCCGCTACCATATCATCCGCGGCGTGCTCGACACGCAGGGTGTGAAGAACCGCAAGCAGCGCCGTTCGAAATACGGCGCCAAGCGTCCGAAGTGA
- the rpsG gene encoding 30S ribosomal protein S7 — MSRRHSAEKREINPDPKFGDLIVTKFMNAVMYDGKKSVAETIVYGALDQVQSKTKQEPVTVFHQALDNVAPHVEVRSRRVGGATYQVPVDVRPERRQALAIRWLIAAARNRNETTMVDRLSGELMDAANNRGTAVKKREDTHKMAEANRAFAHYRW, encoded by the coding sequence ATGTCCCGTCGTCACAGTGCAGAAAAGCGTGAGATCAACCCGGACCCGAAGTTCGGCGATCTGATCGTCACCAAGTTCATGAACGCCGTCATGTATGACGGCAAGAAGTCGGTTGCCGAGACCATCGTCTACGGCGCGCTCGACCAGGTTCAGTCCAAGACCAAGCAGGAGCCGGTCACCGTCTTCCATCAGGCGCTCGACAATGTCGCGCCTCATGTGGAAGTGCGTTCGCGCCGCGTCGGCGGCGCCACCTACCAGGTTCCGGTCGACGTGCGCCCCGAGCGCCGTCAGGCGCTGGCCATCCGCTGGCTGATCGCCGCCGCCCGCAACCGCAACGAGACCACGATGGTCGACCGCCTCTCCGGCGAGCTGATGGACGCGGCCAACAACCGCGGCACCGCCGTCAAGAAGCGTGAAGACACCCACAAGATGGCAGAAGCCAACCGCGCCTTCGCGCACTACCGCTGGTAA
- the rpoC gene encoding DNA-directed RNA polymerase subunit beta' translates to MNQEVMNLFNPQAPAQVFDSIRISLASPEKILSWSFGEIKKPETINYRTFKPERDGLFCARIFGPIKDYECLCGKYKRMKYKGVICEKCGVEVTLSRVRRERMGHIELAAPVAHIWFLKSLPSRIGTLLDMTLKDIERVLYFENYIVTEPGLTALKEHQLLSEEEYMMAVDEYGEDSFTAMIGAEAIHDLLAGMDLEKIAGDLRSELASTTSELKQKKYLKRLKVVENFMESGNRPEWMIMKVVPVIPPDLRPLVPLDGGRFATSDLNDLYRRVINRNNRLKRLIELRAPGIIVRNEKRMLQEAVDALFDNGRRGRVITGANKRPLKSLSDMLKGKQGRFRQNLLGKRVDYSGRSVIVTGPELKLHQCGLPKKMALELFKPFIYARLDAKGYSSTVKQAKKLVEKERPEVWDILDEVIREHPVLLNRAPTLHRLGIQAFEPILIEGKAIQLHPLVCTAFNADFDGDQMAVHVPLSLEAQLEARVLMMSTNNILHPASGAPIIVPSQDMVLGLYYLSIVNQNEPGEGMVFADMGELQHALETKAVTLHSKIKGRFRTVDADGKVVSKIYDTTPGRMIIGELLPKNANVPYETANQEMTKKNISKMIDTVYRHCGQKETVIFCDRIMALGFSHACRAGISFGKDDMLIPDAKIKLVSDTEALAKEYEQQYNDGLITQGEKYNKVVDAWAKCSEKVADEMMARIKAVEFEDNGRQKPMNSIYMMSHSGARGSPTQMRQLAGMRGLMAKPSGEIIETPIISNFKEGLTVLEYFNSTHGARKGLADTALKTANSGYLTRRLVDVAQDCIVNSVDCGTDKGLTMQPIVDAGQVVASVGQRVLGRTALDDITHPVTGEVLVKAGTLMDERDVEQIEKAGVQSVRIRSALTCDVRVGVCAVCYGRDLARGTPVNQGEAVGVIAAQSIGEPGTQLTMRTFHMGGTAQVVDSSFLEASYEGKVEIRNRNVVRNSDGQQMVMGRNMAVLILDEAGKERATHRLTYGSRIFVDDGDKVKRGQRIAEWDPYTRPVLTEIEGKVAFEDLVDGISVQETADESTGITKREVIDWRSTPRGNDLKPAIVVQDAKGKVGKLSKGGDARFLLSVEAILSVEPGAQVRPGDVLARIPMESAKTKDITGGLPRVAELFEARRPKDHAIIAEIDGTIRFGRDYKNKRRIIIEPHDSTLEPVEYLIPKGKPFHLQDGDVIEKGDYILDGNPAPHDILAIKGVEALASYLVNEIQEVYRLQGVSINDKHIEVIVRQMLQKVEITAQGDSTYIPGDHVDMIELEEVNERLVEEGKKPAEGQPVLLGITKASLQTPSFISAASFQETTRVLTEAAVAGKTDMLQGLKENVIVGRLIPAGTGGTMSQIRRIATSRDELIIDERRKASGVEVADPMLTDMASAAQ, encoded by the coding sequence ATGAACCAAGAGGTCATGAATCTCTTCAATCCCCAGGCGCCTGCACAGGTGTTCGATTCCATCCGGATTTCGCTCGCCAGCCCTGAGAAGATTCTGTCCTGGTCGTTCGGCGAGATCAAGAAGCCGGAGACCATCAACTACCGCACCTTCAAGCCGGAGCGCGACGGCCTGTTCTGCGCGCGTATTTTCGGCCCGATCAAGGACTACGAGTGCCTGTGCGGCAAGTACAAGCGCATGAAGTACAAGGGCGTCATCTGCGAGAAGTGCGGCGTCGAAGTCACGCTGTCGCGCGTCCGTCGCGAGCGCATGGGCCATATCGAGCTGGCCGCGCCGGTCGCCCATATCTGGTTCCTGAAGTCGCTGCCGTCGCGTATCGGCACGCTGCTCGACATGACGCTGAAGGACATCGAGCGCGTTCTCTACTTCGAGAACTACATCGTCACCGAGCCCGGCCTCACCGCGCTGAAGGAGCACCAGCTGCTCAGCGAGGAAGAGTACATGATGGCCGTCGACGAATATGGCGAGGATAGTTTTACCGCCATGATCGGCGCCGAGGCCATCCACGACCTTCTGGCCGGCATGGACCTGGAGAAGATCGCCGGCGACCTGCGTTCGGAGCTGGCTTCGACCACATCCGAGCTCAAGCAGAAGAAGTATTTGAAGCGGCTCAAGGTCGTCGAGAACTTCATGGAGTCCGGCAACCGTCCGGAATGGATGATCATGAAGGTGGTCCCGGTGATCCCGCCGGACCTGCGCCCGCTGGTTCCCCTGGACGGCGGCCGCTTCGCCACGTCCGATCTCAACGATCTCTACCGCCGCGTCATCAACCGCAACAACCGCCTGAAGCGGCTGATCGAGCTGCGCGCGCCCGGCATCATCGTGCGCAATGAAAAGCGCATGCTGCAGGAAGCCGTCGACGCGCTGTTCGACAACGGCCGTCGCGGTCGCGTCATCACCGGCGCCAACAAGCGTCCGTTGAAGTCGCTGTCCGACATGCTGAAGGGCAAGCAGGGCCGGTTCCGCCAGAACCTGCTCGGCAAGCGCGTCGACTATTCCGGCCGCTCGGTCATCGTGACCGGTCCGGAGCTCAAGCTGCACCAGTGCGGCCTGCCGAAGAAGATGGCGCTCGAACTGTTCAAGCCCTTCATCTATGCACGTCTCGACGCCAAGGGTTATTCCTCGACCGTCAAGCAGGCGAAGAAGCTGGTCGAGAAGGAGCGTCCGGAGGTCTGGGATATCCTCGACGAGGTCATCCGCGAGCACCCGGTGCTGTTGAACCGTGCGCCGACGCTGCACCGCCTCGGCATCCAGGCGTTCGAGCCGATCCTGATCGAAGGCAAGGCGATCCAGCTTCACCCGCTGGTCTGCACGGCCTTCAATGCCGACTTCGACGGCGACCAGATGGCGGTTCACGTGCCGCTGTCGCTGGAAGCGCAGCTTGAAGCCCGCGTGTTGATGATGTCGACCAACAACATCCTGCACCCGGCTTCCGGCGCACCGATCATCGTGCCGTCGCAGGACATGGTTCTGGGTCTCTACTATCTGTCGATCGTCAACCAGAACGAGCCGGGCGAGGGCATGGTGTTTGCCGACATGGGCGAACTCCAGCACGCGCTCGAGACCAAGGCGGTGACGCTGCACTCCAAGATCAAGGGCCGTTTCCGTACGGTCGATGCGGACGGCAAGGTCGTGTCGAAAATCTACGACACCACGCCCGGCCGCATGATCATCGGCGAGCTTCTGCCGAAGAACGCCAACGTGCCGTACGAGACCGCCAACCAGGAGATGACCAAGAAGAACATCTCCAAGATGATCGACACCGTCTACCGCCATTGCGGTCAGAAGGAGACGGTCATTTTCTGCGATCGCATCATGGCCCTCGGCTTCAGCCACGCCTGCCGCGCCGGCATTTCGTTCGGCAAGGACGACATGCTGATCCCGGATGCCAAGATCAAGCTGGTGTCCGATACCGAGGCCTTGGCCAAGGAATACGAGCAGCAGTACAATGACGGCCTGATCACGCAGGGCGAGAAGTACAACAAGGTCGTCGACGCCTGGGCCAAGTGCTCGGAAAAGGTCGCCGACGAGATGATGGCCCGCATCAAGGCGGTCGAGTTCGAGGACAATGGCCGTCAAAAGCCGATGAACTCGATCTACATGATGTCGCACTCCGGTGCGCGCGGCTCGCCCACCCAGATGCGCCAGCTTGCCGGTATGCGCGGCCTGATGGCCAAGCCGAGCGGTGAAATCATCGAGACGCCGATCATCTCGAACTTCAAGGAAGGCCTGACCGTGCTCGAGTACTTCAACTCGACCCACGGCGCCCGCAAGGGTCTGGCCGACACCGCCTTGAAGACGGCGAACTCGGGTTACCTCACCCGTCGTCTGGTCGACGTGGCGCAGGACTGCATCGTCAACTCCGTCGACTGCGGCACCGACAAGGGCCTTACCATGCAGCCGATCGTCGATGCCGGCCAGGTCGTCGCTTCCGTCGGCCAGCGGGTTCTCGGCCGCACCGCGCTCGACGACATCACGCATCCGGTCACCGGTGAGGTTCTGGTCAAGGCCGGAACGTTGATGGACGAACGCGACGTCGAGCAGATCGAAAAGGCCGGCGTCCAGTCGGTCCGCATCCGCTCGGCGCTGACTTGCGACGTCAGGGTCGGTGTCTGCGCGGTCTGCTACGGACGCGATCTGGCCCGCGGCACCCCGGTCAACCAGGGCGAGGCTGTCGGCGTCATTGCGGCGCAGTCGATCGGCGAGCCGGGCACCCAGCTCACCATGCGTACCTTCCACATGGGCGGTACGGCGCAGGTGGTGGACTCGTCGTTCCTTGAAGCCTCGTATGAGGGCAAGGTCGAGATCCGCAACCGCAACGTGGTGCGCAACTCCGACGGCCAGCAGATGGTCATGGGCCGCAACATGGCGGTGCTGATCCTCGACGAGGCCGGCAAGGAGCGCGCCACGCACCGCCTCACCTATGGTTCGCGCATCTTCGTGGACGATGGCGACAAGGTGAAGCGCGGCCAGCGCATCGCCGAGTGGGATCCCTATACCCGCCCGGTCCTCACCGAAATCGAGGGCAAGGTGGCGTTCGAGGATCTGGTCGACGGCATTTCCGTCCAGGAAACGGCCGACGAATCGACCGGCATCACCAAGCGCGAGGTCATCGACTGGCGTTCGACGCCACGCGGCAACGACCTCAAGCCGGCGATCGTCGTCCAGGACGCCAAGGGCAAGGTCGGCAAACTGTCGAAGGGCGGCGACGCTCGCTTCCTGCTCTCGGTCGAGGCCATTCTTTCGGTCGAGCCGGGTGCACAGGTTCGCCCCGGCGACGTGCTGGCGCGTATCCCGATGGAAAGCGCCAAGACCAAGGACATCACCGGCGGTCTGCCGCGTGTTGCCGAATTGTTCGAGGCACGCCGTCCGAAGGATCACGCCATCATCGCCGAGATCGATGGCACGATCCGCTTCGGCCGCGACTACAAGAACAAGCGTCGCATCATCATCGAGCCGCATGACTCGACGCTTGAGCCGGTCGAATACCTGATCCCGAAGGGCAAGCCGTTCCATCTCCAGGACGGCGACGTCATCGAGAAGGGCGACTACATCCTCGACGGCAATCCGGCGCCGCACGACATCCTGGCGATCAAGGGCGTGGAGGCGCTTGCGTCCTACCTCGTCAACGAGATCCAGGAGGTCTACCGTCTGCAGGGCGTGTCGATCAACGACAAGCACATCGAGGTGATCGTTCGCCAGATGCTGCAGAAGGTCGAGATCACGGCGCAGGGCGATTCGACCTATATTCCGGGCGACCACGTCGACATGATCGAGCTGGAAGAGGTCAACGAGCGCCTGGTCGAGGAGGGCAAGAAGCCGGCCGAAGGCCAGCCGGTGCTGTTGGGCATCACCAAGGCCTCGCTGCAGACGCCGTCCTTCATCTCGGCCGCCTCCTTCCAGGAGACGACCCGAGTGCTGACCGAAGCGGCGGTTGCCGGCAAGACCGACATGCTGCAGGGGCTGAAGGAAAACGTCATCGTCGGCCGTCTGATCCCGGCCGGCACCGGCGGCACGATGAGCCAGATCCGGCGCATCGCCACCTCGCGCGACGAGCTGATCATCGACGAGCGCCGCAAGGCGTCGGGTGTCGAGGTCGCCGATCCGATGCTGACCGACATGGCTTCCGCCGCGCAGTAA